One genomic segment of Aythya fuligula isolate bAytFul2 chromosome 5, bAytFul2.pri, whole genome shotgun sequence includes these proteins:
- the SRP14 gene encoding signal recognition particle 14 kDa protein: MVLLESEQFLTELTRLFQKCRTSGSVFITLKKYDGRTKPVPRKGHVESFEPADNKCLLRATDGKKKISTVVSSKEVNKFQMAYSNLLRANMDGLKKKDKKSKNKKSKATQ; this comes from the exons atggtgctgctggagagcgAGCAG TTCCTGACCGAGCTGACCCGGCTGTTCCAGAAGTGCCGCACGTCCGGGAGCGTCTTCATCACGCTGAAGAAGT ATGATGGTCGAACAAAACCAGTCCCGCGCAAAGGCCATGTAGAAAGCTTTGAACCCGCAGACAATAAATGTCTTCTCAGAGCAACggatggaaagaagaaaatcagcacAGTG GTGAGCTCAAAGGAAGTAAATAAATTCCAGATG gcaTATTCTAATTTGCTGAGAGCTAACATGGATGGCTTgaagaaaaaggacaagaaaagcaaaaacaagaagAGTAAAGCAACACAGTGA